The region CTTCCTCCTCCTCAAGCCTCTAAGCGTGTTCCGCTTAGAGATCTagaaaattcaaattcaaatattGTTTCTAGAACTACTACCCCTGATTCATTAGACGGGCACAGCTTTTATGAAAAGCTGTGTCCGCCTAATGGAGGTAGTAGGGTTGTCGTTTATACGACAACCCTGAGAGGAGTGAGGAAGACTTTTGAGGAGTGTAATGCTGTTAGGGCGGCTTTTGAGGCACACGGGGTTAGTATTTGCGAGAGAGATATCTCGATGGATAGAGGGTTTAGAGAAGAGCTGAAAGAGCTTATGAAGGGGAAAGAGGATTCATTGCCTCCTAAGGTGTTTATAAAGGGGAGATATGTAGGTGGAGCTCAAGAAGTGTTGAGGATTATCGAAGAAGGGAAATTCGGGGAATTGGTTCAAGGGTTGCCTAGATTGAACAATAGGTTATGTGGGTATGTTTGTGATATGTGCGGTGGTGTTAGGTTCTTGCCTTGTTTTCGATGTAATGGGAGTTGCAAGATGGTTAAGCAAGTTAATCAGGCGACTGAGGAAGCTAAAATTGTTGGCCTTGGCTTGAAGAAGCAATCGAATAATAATGTGGTTGTGGTCAGGTGTTCTGATTGTAATGAGAATGGCTTGGTGCAATGCCCCATTTGTACCTGATTCCTATATATCTGGTCCGTTTCCGAAGACTTGTCTGTATTTACTTCTCCTCAGATATATCATAAATCTACTTGACTGTCATTTTACATATACTTATTAATCATTTGCTTCAATGCTTTTGTTATATGCTTGCTTAATTAGAAGTTAAAACGGTTAATTATATGAGGACATCAGTTGTTTCATTATG is a window of Apium graveolens cultivar Ventura chromosome 11, ASM990537v1, whole genome shotgun sequence DNA encoding:
- the LOC141696706 gene encoding uncharacterized protein At5g39865-like, with protein sequence MGGCVSTNLLNENDELNPIGIGHHIVSLTSTTYGLLNLDPTTTPPPRITLKDDALAIASPEVINSWELMAGLIENEVTSSSSSRFRVSPLPPPQASKRVPLRDLENSNSNIVSRTTTPDSLDGHSFYEKLCPPNGGSRVVVYTTTLRGVRKTFEECNAVRAAFEAHGVSICERDISMDRGFREELKELMKGKEDSLPPKVFIKGRYVGGAQEVLRIIEEGKFGELVQGLPRLNNRLCGYVCDMCGGVRFLPCFRCNGSCKMVKQVNQATEEAKIVGLGLKKQSNNNVVVVRCSDCNENGLVQCPICT